Proteins co-encoded in one Bremerella sp. TYQ1 genomic window:
- a CDS encoding arylsulfatase: MLDRLLTPLMSAVLATTLLAASLSAADQPNIVLILSDDMGYSDIGCYGSEIKTPTLDTLANDGLRFTQFYNTARCCPTRASLLTGLYPHQAGIGHMVTGNYDISKFPGFQMGLTDRCQTIAEVLKPAGYATYMTGKWHVCHNIRPDGLKKNWPRQRGFDHFYGTITGAGSFYDPAALCRDNTLITPENDPKYQPDNFFYTNAIGDNAVAFLKQHEKESAETPFFLYVAFTAAHWPMHALPEDIAKYDGVYDDGYAAIRATRFAKLKELGLIDEAWAMSEQAGDWEKTPHKEWEIRNMEVYAAMIDNMDQNIAKITSQLKASGDFDNTVIFFMQDNGGCAEGVGRASDKNLPKKRPAMTADEIQLDVIPRFTRDGRPIRHGPETMPGADDTYIAYGRSWANVSNTPFREYKHWVHEGGISTPLIVHWPQGITSQLNGKLNDTPSHLIDIMATCVDIAGAKYPSPLGGQSIKPMAGVSLQPAFHGEKIERGKPIFWEHEANCAVRDGKWKIVRYGKMGSGATTPWELYDMDADRTEQHNLSEQHPELVQKMADQWQAWAETSDVLPWPWGNLNKKK; this comes from the coding sequence ATGCTTGACCGCCTTTTGACACCACTCATGTCGGCTGTTTTGGCCACGACGCTACTCGCGGCTTCGCTTTCTGCTGCGGATCAACCCAACATCGTTCTGATTCTTTCAGACGATATGGGCTATTCCGACATCGGCTGTTACGGCAGTGAAATCAAGACACCCACACTCGACACTCTGGCCAACGATGGCCTTCGGTTCACTCAGTTCTATAACACGGCCCGATGCTGTCCAACGCGGGCCTCGTTGCTAACGGGGCTTTATCCGCACCAGGCAGGAATTGGGCACATGGTGACCGGAAACTACGACATATCCAAATTCCCAGGCTTTCAAATGGGCCTGACCGATCGCTGTCAAACGATTGCGGAAGTGCTCAAGCCCGCCGGTTACGCGACTTACATGACTGGCAAGTGGCACGTTTGTCATAACATTCGACCTGATGGTCTCAAGAAGAATTGGCCTCGACAGCGTGGCTTCGATCATTTCTACGGAACCATCACCGGAGCTGGCAGTTTTTACGACCCAGCGGCATTGTGTCGCGACAATACGCTGATCACACCAGAAAACGATCCGAAATATCAACCAGACAACTTTTTCTACACCAATGCGATCGGCGATAACGCTGTTGCGTTTCTCAAACAGCACGAAAAAGAATCGGCTGAGACTCCGTTCTTCCTATATGTTGCCTTTACCGCAGCCCACTGGCCGATGCATGCATTGCCAGAAGACATTGCGAAGTATGACGGCGTATACGACGACGGCTACGCGGCGATCCGTGCTACTCGATTTGCCAAACTAAAAGAACTCGGACTCATCGATGAAGCTTGGGCGATGTCCGAGCAAGCTGGCGACTGGGAAAAGACGCCGCACAAGGAGTGGGAAATTCGCAACATGGAAGTCTATGCTGCGATGATCGACAACATGGATCAGAATATCGCCAAGATCACGTCCCAGTTGAAGGCTTCCGGAGACTTCGACAACACGGTGATTTTCTTCATGCAAGACAATGGCGGATGTGCCGAAGGCGTCGGGCGTGCAAGCGACAAGAACTTGCCCAAGAAACGACCTGCGATGACAGCCGACGAAATCCAACTTGATGTCATCCCTCGATTTACTCGTGACGGTCGTCCAATTCGACATGGTCCTGAAACAATGCCAGGGGCGGACGACACATACATTGCTTACGGACGATCATGGGCCAACGTTTCGAACACGCCATTTCGCGAGTACAAACATTGGGTCCACGAAGGAGGCATTTCGACTCCTTTAATCGTGCATTGGCCCCAAGGCATTACTTCGCAACTCAATGGCAAGCTGAACGACACGCCAAGCCATTTGATTGACATCATGGCTACCTGTGTCGACATCGCTGGAGCAAAGTATCCGTCACCGTTGGGTGGCCAATCGATTAAACCGATGGCCGGCGTCAGCCTGCAGCCTGCTTTTCATGGCGAAAAGATCGAACGTGGGAAACCCATTTTCTGGGAACACGAAGCGAACTGCGCTGTCCGAGACGGCAAATGGAAGATCGTCCGCTACGGCAAAATGGGATCCGGAGCAACTACGCCGTGGGAACTGTACGACATGGATGCGGATCGAACCGAACAACACAACTTGTCTGAACAGCATCCTGAACTAGTGCAGAAAATGGCGGATCAATGGCAAGCCTGGGCTGAAACATCGGACGTACTTCCTTGGCCGTGGGGCAACTTAAACAAGAAGAAATAA
- a CDS encoding DUF1559 domain-containing protein, whose amino-acid sequence MAIRNPVRGFTLVELLVVIAIIGVLIALLLPAVQQAREAARRMSCSNNLKQIGVALHNYHDTHSQFPLGAWRSAGATSSPFGTSWWGGLLPFIEQAALYDQINFEADRPGWSGNTSVLVGTSADVMVCPSFPGETSQWNNRNWDSAATYIGIAGAVINNAEFTESRTDAGFNCCSHSGGTNDGIISAGGIMFPNQCVGFRDVTDGSSNTLAVGECGGRMFTGNSGSLANISGPNVLMTAGGQHGWLMGSEGSGTPPNYNGSRAFNITTVRYAPNEKNYDLDGISTNYGANNPLISEHPGGVMAVFVDGHVEFIAETINVDILKYQATRDDGQVISLN is encoded by the coding sequence ATGGCTATTCGTAATCCTGTGCGCGGATTCACGCTTGTCGAGCTCCTGGTCGTGATCGCGATTATCGGCGTGTTAATCGCCCTTTTGCTGCCAGCCGTGCAGCAGGCACGCGAAGCAGCACGGCGTATGTCGTGCTCGAATAACTTGAAGCAAATCGGCGTGGCACTTCATAACTATCACGATACTCACTCCCAATTTCCCTTAGGGGCTTGGAGATCGGCTGGGGCAACGTCGAGTCCGTTTGGGACTTCGTGGTGGGGAGGGCTGCTGCCGTTCATCGAACAGGCCGCTCTTTACGACCAAATCAACTTCGAAGCCGATCGGCCTGGCTGGTCGGGGAACACATCGGTTCTCGTGGGCACATCGGCCGACGTTATGGTGTGTCCATCATTTCCAGGCGAAACATCTCAGTGGAATAATCGCAACTGGGACTCTGCTGCTACGTATATCGGTATTGCCGGGGCGGTGATTAATAACGCCGAATTTACCGAGTCCCGTACCGATGCTGGTTTCAATTGCTGCTCGCACTCCGGTGGAACAAACGACGGCATTATTTCGGCTGGGGGAATTATGTTTCCGAACCAGTGCGTTGGATTCCGTGACGTGACGGACGGTTCGAGCAACACGCTTGCTGTTGGTGAGTGTGGCGGTCGAATGTTCACCGGTAATTCGGGTTCTCTCGCCAATATTTCTGGTCCCAATGTACTGATGACCGCGGGTGGACAGCATGGTTGGCTGATGGGTTCGGAAGGTTCTGGAACACCACCAAATTACAACGGTTCGCGTGCATTCAACATTACGACCGTTCGCTACGCCCCCAACGAAAAGAACTATGACTTGGATGGCATAAGTACCAATTACGGTGCAAACAACCCGTTGATCTCCGAGCACCCCGGCGGTGTCATGGCCGTGTTTGTTGACGGCCATGTCGAATTTATTGCCGAGACCATCAATGTGGACATCCTGAAATATCAAGCCACGCGGGATGATGGCCAGGTAATCTCTCTGAATTAG
- the treZ gene encoding malto-oligosyltrehalose trehalohydrolase produces the protein MSRMFGPQILDDGNVRFTVHAPACEQLTLSIEGEDAQEIPMTDEGERTYVAMARVPVGTKYWFRVPDGNPRPDPASRFQPDGVHGTSQLIDPHSYSWQDASWRGLPKGEMILYELHVGTFTKEGTYLAAIDRLDELVELGINAIEVMPVAQSAGRWNWGYDGTNFFAPRNTFGTPDELKAFVDAAHQHGIAMVLDVVYNHFGAEGNYLHPFGGYVSPRHQTVWGDAPHLDGDGADMMRDYIIENVRYWIEDFHFDGLRLDATHCILDDSSHHIVGEVGELFAQMKTRLGRELHLIAESNVYDPDLLKPITSQGYGFDAIWCDDFLHAVAAETRPDEHMSDRRYLPGEDIDAVLQRGYVFRGTFEEKRRRIPLHEDDRAADWESLIFSIQNHDFIGNHPEGKRLHQVTSEDAHRASAALMMLLPAIPMLFMGEEFASEKPFYFFTDFGDANLRDAVEKGRRREYPQHDWTDTVSCLSKAAFNKSKIGPREKGNRQTLNWYRSLIELRKAWKTSGLFAGGNLKATWDDLAKAAILQYQQDKQTSFAIVGLASSSGNMTPSDIKVDGNIRLSQNAGIDDLTGQISLGSFGVLIGEGILQANE, from the coding sequence ATGTCTCGAATGTTCGGTCCGCAAATTCTTGATGATGGAAATGTCCGCTTCACGGTCCACGCACCGGCATGCGAGCAATTGACACTAAGTATTGAAGGGGAAGACGCTCAAGAGATTCCCATGACGGACGAAGGTGAGCGTACTTACGTTGCCATGGCACGTGTTCCCGTAGGAACGAAATACTGGTTCCGTGTTCCAGACGGAAACCCAAGGCCAGATCCTGCAAGTCGTTTTCAGCCTGATGGTGTGCATGGAACATCGCAGCTCATCGATCCCCACTCCTATAGCTGGCAGGATGCTTCCTGGCGCGGCTTACCGAAAGGGGAGATGATTTTGTATGAACTGCACGTTGGTACGTTTACCAAAGAGGGAACCTACCTCGCGGCGATCGATCGCTTAGATGAACTGGTCGAGTTGGGGATTAATGCGATCGAGGTAATGCCGGTGGCACAGTCGGCTGGTCGGTGGAACTGGGGCTACGACGGAACGAACTTCTTCGCTCCACGAAACACGTTTGGAACTCCCGACGAGTTGAAAGCTTTCGTAGACGCGGCGCATCAACATGGAATCGCGATGGTACTGGATGTGGTCTACAATCATTTCGGTGCTGAAGGCAATTACCTACATCCATTTGGAGGCTATGTTTCACCACGCCATCAAACTGTGTGGGGAGATGCTCCGCATTTGGATGGAGACGGGGCAGACATGATGCGGGACTACATCATCGAAAACGTTCGTTACTGGATCGAGGACTTCCACTTCGATGGACTACGACTCGATGCTACGCATTGCATCTTGGATGATTCCTCTCATCATATTGTCGGCGAGGTAGGAGAGTTGTTCGCTCAAATGAAAACTCGCCTTGGCCGCGAGCTTCATTTGATCGCTGAAAGCAACGTGTACGACCCTGATCTTCTCAAACCGATTACTTCGCAGGGGTACGGATTTGATGCGATCTGGTGCGATGATTTTTTACATGCCGTTGCTGCGGAAACCAGGCCTGACGAGCATATGTCAGATCGACGGTATCTACCTGGAGAAGATATCGATGCGGTATTGCAGCGAGGATATGTTTTTCGTGGAACGTTTGAGGAGAAACGACGACGCATTCCATTGCACGAAGATGATCGTGCGGCAGATTGGGAATCGTTAATCTTTTCTATTCAGAATCATGACTTCATCGGAAACCATCCAGAAGGTAAACGACTCCATCAAGTGACGTCCGAAGACGCACACCGAGCATCGGCAGCACTAATGATGCTGCTGCCTGCGATACCGATGTTGTTCATGGGAGAGGAATTCGCCTCGGAGAAACCGTTTTATTTCTTCACTGACTTTGGCGACGCGAATCTTCGTGACGCCGTCGAGAAAGGGCGACGACGCGAGTACCCGCAGCATGATTGGACCGACACGGTCTCATGTCTTTCCAAAGCTGCCTTCAACAAATCTAAGATTGGTCCGCGAGAAAAAGGGAACCGTCAAACGCTCAATTGGTATCGCTCGCTAATCGAACTTAGAAAAGCCTGGAAGACCAGTGGCCTGTTTGCGGGGGGGAATTTAAAGGCAACTTGGGACGATCTCGCGAAAGCGGCCATCCTTCAATATCAGCAAGACAAGCAGACTTCTTTTGCAATCGTTGGGCTTGCGTCCAGTTCTGGGAATATGACCCCTTCTGATATTAAAGTGGATGGTAACATTCGATTGAGCCAAAACGCTGGCATCGATGACCTAACCGGGCAGATCTCGCTTGGCTCGTTCGGCGTGTTGATCGGTGAGGGAATTCTTCAAGCGAACGAGTGA
- a CDS encoding DUF4198 domain-containing protein, with protein MYRVTASILLVAFLAAGCEEAKSGLKGVQGTVTVDGKPAPEGSQVSFNLVGGSYRFTTRTDGSGAYAYLPPPQAPLERGEYLVAVLPPPGETMVDETGLSVEVASKGSTTNFGKFSNPKTSGIKTSLGGDVVTLDIAVET; from the coding sequence GTGTACCGTGTTACTGCATCGATTTTGCTAGTCGCCTTTTTGGCAGCCGGGTGTGAAGAAGCTAAATCAGGACTAAAGGGAGTTCAGGGAACGGTTACTGTGGACGGTAAGCCAGCCCCTGAAGGATCTCAGGTAAGTTTCAATTTGGTGGGAGGAAGTTATCGGTTTACAACGCGTACGGATGGAAGTGGCGCGTATGCGTATTTGCCACCTCCCCAGGCACCACTGGAGCGAGGAGAGTATCTCGTAGCCGTGTTGCCTCCTCCAGGTGAAACGATGGTGGACGAAACGGGGCTCTCGGTCGAAGTTGCCAGTAAAGGCTCGACAACAAACTTCGGGAAGTTTTCAAATCCCAAGACAAGCGGCATTAAGACGAGTCTCGGAGGAGATGTCGTGACCCTCGACATTGCTGTGGAAACTTAG
- a CDS encoding sulfatase-like hydrolase/transferase, producing the protein MLRSISSLLLGTVICTSLWAEKPNLLLIVADDMGYGDLSCYGSKQIATPNLDRLAGGGVRCTDGYVSGPVCAPSRAGLMTGRYGSRFGFEHNLSHPAGLEDEFAGIPLDETLLPQRLKEQGYRTGLVGKWHLGEAVPGHHPRERGFDFFFGMLGGSHAYFPTPSKNRLLYDHDSPKEIRTPYLTDWFTLEAIDFIQGERKSEDSAIEQPWFLYLSYNTPHGPMQAKPEDIERFSHIHDKTRRIYCAMQYCMDENVGKIIDALESTGQLENTLIAFISDNGGSVEVSHAVNAPLRGTKGTFLEGGIRVPTIYHWPAKLPGGTVYREPVIALDIVNTFVTAAGGKMPSPGRAEQGKGRKNSPVYDGVDLVPFFREETKESPHDVLYWRMALRGAAVREGDWKLLIPNSQLPQLYHLKEDIGETANLIREKPDIAERLLAKLNAWEANLERNPLFMSGPYWSSYNKRLYDKIYSLEQPLPDSMEDIWSF; encoded by the coding sequence ATGCTCCGATCAATCTCTTCTCTTCTGCTTGGCACGGTAATCTGCACGTCACTTTGGGCCGAGAAACCGAATCTTCTGCTAATTGTGGCAGATGATATGGGATACGGCGACTTGTCCTGTTATGGCTCGAAACAGATTGCCACACCTAATCTGGATCGACTTGCCGGCGGAGGTGTGCGTTGCACCGATGGGTACGTCTCTGGCCCCGTCTGTGCACCATCACGAGCAGGATTAATGACAGGACGGTACGGATCGCGATTTGGATTCGAGCATAACTTGAGCCATCCGGCTGGACTAGAAGATGAATTCGCAGGCATTCCGCTCGACGAGACATTGCTTCCGCAGCGGCTGAAAGAGCAGGGGTATCGCACGGGGCTTGTGGGTAAGTGGCATCTCGGGGAAGCAGTGCCAGGGCATCATCCACGAGAACGTGGCTTCGATTTTTTCTTCGGAATGTTAGGTGGTAGTCATGCTTATTTTCCGACACCGAGCAAGAACCGCTTGCTGTACGACCATGACTCGCCCAAAGAAATTCGAACACCATATCTGACTGATTGGTTTACGCTCGAAGCGATCGATTTCATTCAGGGCGAAAGGAAGTCGGAAGATTCAGCGATAGAACAGCCCTGGTTTCTTTATCTGTCCTACAACACACCGCATGGTCCGATGCAAGCCAAGCCAGAGGACATTGAGCGGTTCTCTCATATTCACGATAAGACCCGGCGTATTTATTGTGCCATGCAATATTGCATGGACGAGAATGTTGGCAAGATCATCGATGCCTTGGAAAGCACAGGCCAACTTGAGAACACGTTGATCGCGTTTATCTCGGATAATGGTGGTTCTGTCGAAGTGTCTCACGCGGTGAATGCTCCACTGCGAGGAACGAAGGGAACGTTTTTGGAAGGTGGGATTCGTGTTCCGACCATCTACCATTGGCCAGCCAAGTTGCCAGGCGGAACCGTTTATCGCGAGCCCGTGATCGCGTTGGATATCGTGAATACGTTTGTTACAGCCGCAGGCGGAAAGATGCCGTCGCCAGGCCGAGCCGAGCAGGGAAAAGGAAGAAAAAACTCTCCAGTTTATGACGGTGTTGATCTGGTTCCTTTCTTCCGAGAAGAGACAAAGGAAAGCCCTCACGATGTTTTGTATTGGCGGATGGCGCTACGTGGAGCGGCGGTTCGCGAAGGGGATTGGAAATTGCTGATACCCAACAGCCAGCTTCCCCAGCTATATCACTTGAAGGAAGACATCGGAGAGACTGCAAACTTGATTCGCGAAAAGCCAGACATTGCGGAACGCTTGCTGGCAAAACTGAATGCCTGGGAAGCAAACCTCGAACGGAATCCGCTGTTCATGTCTGGCCCTTACTGGTCGAGCTATAACAAGCGTTTGTACGACAAGATCTATTCGTTAGAGCAGCCGCTGCCTGATAGCATGGAAGATATCTGGTCATTCTGA
- a CDS encoding sulfatase, with protein MRISLLCLFLVAICSGIASAGDLPDIVVFLSDDHTITDSSLYGSTDLPTPNMERIAKEGVTFDQAFVASPSCAPSRAALLTGLMPSRNGAEPNHSRPRKEIKKLPAYFQELGYEVVSFGKVGHYRQTPEYGFDIARHFKYHEDIAVGEALKWLKARESDKPLLLFVGTNWPHVPWPVAEDIDPDTIKIPLHHVHTPQTRKARARYYQAVTTMDRELGQVFDAAYEKLGENTLFLHTSDHGAQWPFGKWTLYDEGIRTPMIAVWPGKIEPGHRTDAMVSWVDILPTLYEAAGQTPSQDLDGRSFMSVLKGEADTHRDVIFTVHSGDGNNNVYPTRSVRTPRWKYIRNLHPEFKFTSHVLLDKEPQPYWGSWIRKAETTPEAARKVKRYLQRPAVELYDLDADPTEQHNLANDPQHAELLTQLGSKLDAWMQEQGDQQTVFGTPKLLEE; from the coding sequence ATGCGGATTTCCCTACTGTGCTTATTTCTCGTGGCAATCTGCTCTGGCATTGCGTCCGCCGGTGACTTACCAGACATCGTCGTCTTCCTTTCCGACGACCACACGATCACGGACTCGTCGTTGTATGGTTCGACCGACTTACCGACGCCAAACATGGAGCGAATCGCGAAGGAAGGAGTAACGTTTGATCAGGCATTCGTTGCTTCACCCTCGTGCGCACCGAGTCGAGCCGCACTGCTAACAGGATTGATGCCGTCACGAAATGGTGCTGAGCCCAACCATTCGCGTCCTCGCAAGGAAATCAAAAAGCTGCCCGCCTACTTTCAGGAGCTCGGCTACGAAGTCGTTTCCTTCGGCAAAGTGGGGCATTATCGCCAAACCCCTGAGTATGGCTTCGACATCGCTCGGCACTTCAAATATCACGAAGACATCGCGGTCGGCGAAGCATTGAAATGGCTCAAAGCCAGGGAAAGTGACAAACCGCTTTTACTGTTTGTCGGTACCAACTGGCCGCATGTTCCTTGGCCGGTGGCGGAAGACATTGACCCCGACACGATTAAAATCCCGCTCCATCACGTTCACACACCGCAAACGCGAAAGGCTCGGGCAAGATATTACCAAGCGGTTACCACGATGGACCGAGAGTTAGGACAGGTGTTTGATGCGGCCTACGAGAAGCTCGGCGAAAACACTTTGTTCCTCCATACGAGCGATCACGGGGCACAGTGGCCTTTCGGAAAGTGGACTCTCTACGACGAAGGCATACGCACGCCGATGATTGCCGTATGGCCTGGCAAGATTGAGCCTGGCCATCGAACGGATGCCATGGTCTCGTGGGTCGATATTCTTCCTACCTTGTACGAGGCGGCCGGGCAAACACCTTCCCAGGACTTAGATGGCCGTTCGTTTATGTCGGTTCTCAAAGGAGAAGCCGACACACATCGCGACGTGATCTTCACCGTTCATAGTGGCGACGGCAACAATAACGTTTATCCAACACGAAGCGTTCGCACTCCGCGATGGAAATATATTCGCAACCTTCACCCTGAGTTCAAATTCACGTCGCACGTGTTGCTCGATAAAGAACCACAGCCTTACTGGGGGAGCTGGATCCGAAAAGCCGAGACGACTCCGGAAGCGGCCAGGAAAGTCAAACGATATCTCCAGCGTCCAGCCGTGGAACTTTACGATCTCGACGCCGATCCCACCGAGCAGCACAACTTAGCCAACGATCCTCAGCATGCCGAGTTGTTGACTCAACTCGGCAGCAAGTTGGATGCCTGGATGCAGGAGCAAGGCGATCAACAAACTGTCTTCGGTACACCGAAACTGCTTGAAGAGTAA
- a CDS encoding DUF1559 domain-containing protein produces MRIEKQRVRGFTLVELLVVIAIIGVLIALLLPAVQQAREAARRMSCSNNLKQVGIGLHNYHDTFGSFPYGSLVKRIGTSNSFGPSFWGGMLPFIEQGPLFDQLNFSVAHCGWSANSGVLTGHAPETLVCPSFAGDVDTIPQNPSWDSATTYIGIAGAMIDNANFTETRTATGFDCCSHSGGHNNGTTAAGGMLVANKVLRFRDATDGTSNTLAIGELGGRMFTGNSSSYANISGPNVLMTASGIYHGWLMGTNGTGTPTAIRTFNLTTIRYAPNTRNFDLDGINGNYGPNNPLLSDHPGGVMGVFADGHVEFIAETINLDILKYQATRDDGQVIPQS; encoded by the coding sequence ATGCGCATCGAGAAGCAGAGAGTCCGTGGCTTCACGCTCGTAGAATTGCTTGTCGTAATTGCCATTATCGGCGTATTAATCGCTCTGTTGTTGCCGGCTGTTCAACAAGCCCGTGAAGCGGCAAGACGAATGTCCTGCTCGAACAACTTGAAGCAGGTCGGAATTGGATTGCACAACTATCACGACACATTTGGCTCGTTTCCATACGGAAGCTTGGTCAAGCGGATTGGAACATCCAACTCTTTCGGCCCATCTTTCTGGGGCGGCATGCTGCCGTTTATCGAGCAAGGGCCGTTGTTCGATCAATTGAACTTTTCGGTAGCTCATTGTGGTTGGAGCGCGAACAGCGGTGTCCTGACGGGGCATGCACCAGAAACTCTTGTTTGTCCTTCCTTTGCTGGGGACGTCGATACGATTCCACAGAATCCATCTTGGGACTCTGCGACTACGTACATCGGAATCGCCGGGGCCATGATCGACAACGCCAACTTCACGGAAACGAGAACAGCAACCGGGTTTGATTGCTGCTCGCATTCTGGTGGTCACAACAATGGAACGACTGCTGCCGGAGGGATGCTGGTCGCGAACAAAGTTTTGCGATTCCGTGATGCAACAGATGGAACGAGCAACACGTTGGCCATCGGAGAGTTAGGGGGCCGTATGTTCACTGGCAATTCCAGTTCATACGCAAACATTTCTGGTCCGAATGTCTTGATGACTGCCAGTGGTATTTATCACGGGTGGCTTATGGGAACGAACGGTACGGGAACTCCCACGGCTATTCGTACGTTCAACCTGACGACGATTCGATATGCACCGAACACTCGCAATTTCGACTTGGATGGTATCAACGGAAACTACGGCCCCAACAACCCTTTGTTGTCGGATCATCCAGGCGGTGTGATGGGGGTCTTTGCTGATGGGCATGTCGAGTTCATCGCGGAAACGATCAATCTTGACATTTTGAAATATCAGGCGACCCGAGACGACGGTCAGGTAATTCCTCAGTCGTAA
- a CDS encoding arylsulfatase, whose amino-acid sequence MKRTSLIACGLLLAWCMAAQADDRPNIVVVMLDDLGYSDLGCYGGEIQTPHIDTLAKSGLRFTSFYNCARCCPTRAALLTGLYPHQVGLIRNGRSLTKDGVTIAEALQAAGYQTAMSGKWHLSETNPLRDRQKQLDWLNHQSNFNRPFAPLETYPANRGFEHHFGPIWGVVNYFDPFSLVDGTSIVPEVPEDFYMTDAITDKAVQYINTMAKQDAPFFLYVAHTAPHWPLHAKPTDIAKYEKTYAEGWQKLRDDRYQRMVDLGIIDPATHPKPSLQGEGPDWHSLNEEERKHMAQLMAVHAAMVDCVDQGVGQIVEALKETDRYDNTLILVMADNGASPERYLNPGFDRPNETRGGNPIQYEGIFEPGSEQTWGYIGSYWANAGNTPFRYWKAQSFEGGTHTPLIAHWPSGLKTEAGSMTDQPGHVMDIMPTCLEIAGADYPTTFDGHAVKPLEGKSLKPILSGIQRDGHDQLYFEHEGGKAIIANGWKLVQPKQNGDWELYHLAKDRTETKNIAAAHPDRVAAMKQQWQAWFDRVRP is encoded by the coding sequence ATGAAACGAACGTCTCTTATCGCATGCGGTTTATTACTGGCTTGGTGCATGGCCGCCCAGGCCGACGACCGCCCCAACATTGTCGTCGTGATGCTGGATGATCTGGGGTACTCCGATCTCGGCTGCTATGGCGGTGAAATACAGACTCCTCACATCGATACGCTGGCCAAGTCCGGACTTCGCTTTACGTCGTTTTACAACTGTGCGCGCTGCTGTCCTACTCGTGCCGCATTGCTTACCGGTCTCTACCCACACCAAGTCGGTCTCATCCGCAATGGACGTTCCCTGACAAAGGATGGCGTGACTATTGCTGAAGCTTTGCAAGCGGCAGGCTATCAAACAGCGATGTCCGGGAAATGGCACTTAAGCGAAACCAACCCGCTAAGAGATCGCCAGAAACAGCTCGATTGGCTCAATCATCAGTCCAACTTCAATCGACCGTTCGCCCCCCTGGAAACCTATCCGGCCAATCGAGGATTCGAGCATCACTTCGGTCCAATTTGGGGAGTCGTCAATTACTTCGACCCGTTTTCTTTGGTCGACGGAACAAGCATCGTTCCCGAAGTCCCTGAAGATTTTTACATGACGGATGCCATCACTGACAAAGCGGTGCAGTACATCAACACGATGGCGAAGCAGGATGCTCCGTTCTTTCTGTACGTCGCCCATACGGCACCCCATTGGCCACTTCACGCGAAGCCCACAGACATTGCCAAGTACGAAAAAACCTACGCAGAGGGTTGGCAGAAATTGCGTGACGATCGCTATCAGCGGATGGTAGATCTTGGCATTATTGATCCCGCAACGCACCCGAAACCCTCACTTCAAGGAGAGGGGCCAGATTGGCACTCGCTGAACGAAGAAGAACGGAAACACATGGCTCAACTAATGGCCGTTCATGCCGCCATGGTCGATTGCGTTGACCAAGGGGTTGGACAGATTGTTGAAGCTCTAAAAGAAACCGACCGCTATGACAACACGCTCATTTTAGTCATGGCCGACAATGGCGCTTCGCCGGAACGCTATCTCAATCCAGGATTTGATCGTCCGAATGAAACACGCGGCGGCAACCCGATCCAATATGAAGGAATTTTCGAGCCTGGCAGCGAACAAACATGGGGCTACATCGGCTCTTACTGGGCCAATGCCGGCAACACGCCGTTCCGATATTGGAAGGCTCAGTCTTTCGAGGGAGGAACTCATACCCCGCTCATCGCCCATTGGCCAAGCGGCTTGAAAACTGAAGCAGGTTCCATGACCGATCAGCCAGGTCACGTGATGGATATCATGCCGACATGCCTGGAAATCGCTGGAGCGGATTATCCTACAACATTCGATGGTCACGCCGTCAAACCGCTCGAAGGCAAGTCGTTGAAACCGATCCTCAGTGGAATACAACGCGACGGTCACGACCAACTTTACTTCGAGCACGAAGGTGGCAAAGCGATCATTGCCAATGGCTGGAAGCTTGTGCAGCCGAAGCAAAATGGTGACTGGGAATTGTACCATCTTGCCAAGGACCGAACCGAGACAAAGAACATCGCTGCCGCTCATCCTGACCGAGTCGCAGCAATGAAACAACAGTGGCAAGCGTGGTTTGATCGCGTCAGACCGTAA